TGTGTATTTCCACGTGATCCCTAAAACAAAGGAATATGATGCAAAACGATTATCACCTTTTCTTAGGAACTTTCTTTTGTCGAAGTATTATAGGGTGGTATGGGAGACTTTCaggttgtgacgtattgtttattgaataaacaatgaaatgcagTGTTATTATGTAAGTACTTTCTTTCACAGTATTgcacctaacagcgtagcgcactGGGCTAGAGGGTTTACTGCTCAtctgtaggtcatgagttcaaatcccgctGGGGGGTTTACAACTTTTACTTCTACAACTatttttaaagctattttttggttaattttgtaaaattttgataattctaaacgggtgaaagtattttacttataataacctttaattcatattaatatcgacagatgtcccataccaccttaacttttatttctttgttttttccaATATTCTTGAATTGTGCATTGAAATTTTGCCCAGGTTTCTCAATGAACATGAATTCGTTTCGTTAAAGAATAATGTATGTGTGATAATATATTCACCAATATaaagttacaaaaatatttgaacaaaaggttttaatgacaatatttcatatatcgTTAACTTTGTCAAGGCATTTAATGGCAATCATTAATAATCACTTGCATGTAAATAAAGTTTTAGCACTTTGGATGGGAATCTATAATAGACCTCCCAGAAGTCCCTTTGTACCTTAATTAGCTCACTGACTGGTATATAGTTTTGGACTTACCTTATCCTAGACCTCATTCTGATTTTTGGATTATatgataaaattgaattaaattcttTCACATTTTGATTGGTCAGTGGGAGCTCGGACAGACCTGGACTCACCCTGATCGTCAGACAGGGACACGCTGAGGGGGTTACGGTCCTTGGTGGTCGGGTTGTAGACGATGGCCAGATTCCCACTGCTCAGCACGCTGGCCTCGATCCCGCTGTTGTTATTCGGTAGAGTGGCCTTACTGGGTCTAGTCCAGGTCTTTCCGTCATCCGGGCTTTCTGCTCGGTAAACATGCTGTGCACGTCTGTCCCTGAAGAACACAATGAGTCGAGGGTTTCCTGTAACGAAAGAAATGACCTCTGTGGGTGAAAGAACGACATTGCTTTCAAGAGTTTGCTGCCTTATATTTAGCCAGCTGGCACCGCGGCATGTAGACTATGGTAATTACAGAACGTTTCCTACGTTTCTGCACTTACATGTCGTTTCTGTTGATAAAAACATGCTAATGAGAACGCAGTGTCCTAACAAAAACACTAAATGACAAAGTCGTAGACGGTTGTCATTTATCACCAGAATGATTTAAATCTGTCCCGGATGTCAAGGTCGCCCAGCGTTTATCTGTAAGACTAAGTAGATGTTGTGTTTCGCTAATGAGTCTTCATCAACAAATGACACCTACCTGTCAACAAGATTTATGGTGATTGTTTCCTGTGCTTATTCTTTGTTAAACACACAAAATGACATGTTAGTCCCTTTTTTGCCAAGCTGAAGTTAACACCAATTGCatatagtgaattttgaaaGGACGAAACTTTTTTGGGATTATTTTCCTCCCCCTTAAAGTTAATGTATTGTTCTCTGTAATAAACTatgatactgtggtttcatcaatattcgttgaatatcaattttcgcggatttcgttgttaagttgatccatgaaattaaatgttcagtGAAacgcaatttttattaacattttgaattgaaagggtcattggccacgaatttacgtatccttgaaactatgattttcacttaatccacgaaaattgataaccttgaatattaatgaaaccacagtattcggTACCGCCGACCTTTCTTTGGCCTGACGACGGACGGTTGGACAAGGTAGTTGGAGGCCGTGAACGGGTGGTCCAGCCAGGAACTGAACACATCGTGGTCCACGCATTCCTTCAAGTTGGAGGTCTGGTCTTTGCTGGAGCCTCCTGCGTAGTACATAGGATAAAGCCAGGTGTTCCGAAGGGACACCACGACTCTGTTACGATCGAAGGATCCTGTATATAGACGGAGAAAAATCAGAAACGATCTTAGCGTCACAGTGTCACAGTGTAAACAATGGAATAAAGATAGAGCTCTCAAAATTCATCAATATTAACACACAAACTATTAGGGTTATTATAGCTTGTACCTTTGTGTTTAAACATAACACGTGGTGGGGAGAACTGTATGGCGGTAGAGTTGGTGACATTTTTAGCGCCGAGGACCCATATTTCTGCAGAGTCTAAACATTCATACAATTAATCAATGATTAATTGatgattttatatattacaATCAATAAGCATTACTGATTTATCCATTATATTATTCTAGTAATTcagaaagttggttttttttctgtttacgcgagttaaagctgcttggtccgatttcatatcaaattttgtgcacgtttATAAACGCTGGTTttgctaagtatatgtataataatagacattgcaatATTTTTCTTAGTCAATAataccaaatttcaatgaaaaaaaatatgtaaaaaatttgttaacaaaacaaacgacataaaagggcatcgcgttatttcgcctcatatgAAAATTCACCCTGACGCTAAGACAGGTATGGTTGtgttacgactttgacatcgctagAAATAAAGGTCGTAATGTTCAGGCAAATTACAAATGAACCTAtgcatgttttatttactaataattctgaagtttgctttgtttacaatcgatgcatagcatgcaaGTTCAATAAcaccaatcattcgggggacaaAACCAAGCGGTTCTCTTTTCTAAAGATCCCATTATAcactttggtttgttttttcgtttgcccaaatgggagttatttttatttacattgaataattctaactttgaaaggagaccgattcTGCTGATGTAAATaagagaaagtccataactttctaagataaatggtttgtatgaaaaattatttgatactgtaacttcaaaaaaaatcggaccaagcagctttaatgaGACTGAAATGACACTGTTGGTATTTTCAATATTGACCGTAAGCTCATCTTAAAccttaagatatatatatagtggCCAACCTTCACTCTGAATTCCTGCTGAAGCTTTCTTCGCTTCTTGTTGCGAGTGGAACAGATACAAAacgtctgttttattgtcatgGAACAGTACAGGGTTTTGGTTGGAATAGCCTTTTCGCTGAGATACAACTTGTGCTTTCGTCCATTGATCCGAATTGTTCTTTAATTGACTGAAAACAATAGCCACATTGCTCTCTCCTTCTGATGTCCCGCTAAACCACGCCATAACGAGGTCTCCATTCGGAAGTGGTTCAATAAAAGAGGCATGGTTGGAGGCAAACGGCGGAATCATATATGCCTCCATGGTCCCATCAGAGGCGTTCCGAAGAACGCCGTCAAACTTTGGGTCAGCATTCGCAGTGATTGCAAAGATTAAAAACCAAAAGAAA
The window above is part of the Magallana gigas chromosome 10, xbMagGiga1.1, whole genome shotgun sequence genome. Proteins encoded here:
- the LOC105346535 gene encoding uncharacterized protein isoform X1, whose amino-acid sequence is MSKLRLHFVFLYTFRNFFWFLIFAITANADPKFDGVLRNASDGTMEAYMIPPFASNHASFIEPLPNGDLVMAWFSGTSEGESNVAIVFSQLKNNSDQWTKAQVVSQRKGYSNQNPVLFHDNKTDVLYLFHSQQEAKKASAGIQSEDSAEIWVLGAKNVTNSTAIQFSPPRVMFKHKGSFDRNRVVVSLRNTWLYPMYYAGGSSKDQTSNLKECVDHDVFSSWLDHPFTASNYLVQPSVVRPKKGNPRLIVFFRDRRAQHVYRAESPDDGKTWTRPSKATLPNNNSGIEASVLSSGNLAIVYNPTTKDRNPLSVSLSDDQGITWKYTRNLEYTKSSNGVEFSYPTLFQDSSGRIHISYTFNRQTIKHRILPNEQWIMQK
- the LOC105346535 gene encoding uncharacterized protein isoform X2, which codes for MINFRNFFWFLIFAITANADPKFDGVLRNASDGTMEAYMIPPFASNHASFIEPLPNGDLVMAWFSGTSEGESNVAIVFSQLKNNSDQWTKAQVVSQRKGYSNQNPVLFHDNKTDVLYLFHSQQEAKKASAGIQSEDSAEIWVLGAKNVTNSTAIQFSPPRVMFKHKGSFDRNRVVVSLRNTWLYPMYYAGGSSKDQTSNLKECVDHDVFSSWLDHPFTASNYLVQPSVVRPKKGNPRLIVFFRDRRAQHVYRAESPDDGKTWTRPSKATLPNNNSGIEASVLSSGNLAIVYNPTTKDRNPLSVSLSDDQGITWKYTRNLEYTKSSNGVEFSYPTLFQDSSGRIHISYTFNRQTIKHRILPNEQWIMQK
- the LOC105346535 gene encoding uncharacterized protein isoform X3, which codes for MSKLRLHFVFLYTFRNFFWFLIFAITANADPKFDGVLRNASDGTMEAYMIPPFASNHASFIEPLPNGDLVMAWFSGTSEGESNVAIVFSQLKNNSDQWTKAQVVSQRKGYSNQNPVLFHDNKTDVLYLFHSQQEAKKASAGIQSEDSAEIWVLGAKNVTNSTAIQFSPPRVMFKHKGSFDRNRVVVSLRNTWLYPMYYAGGSSKDQTSNLKECVDHDVFSSWLDHPFTASNYLVQPSVVRPKKGNPRLIVFFRDRRAQHVYRAESPDDGKTWTRPSKATLPNNNSGIEASVLSSGNLAIVYNPTTKDRNPLSVSLSDDQGESRDHVEIHKKSGVHKIFKWRGI